A genomic region of Desulfosarcina ovata subsp. ovata contains the following coding sequences:
- a CDS encoding ABC transporter ATP-binding protein — MSAELLKIDDLTVDFTTDEGRFVAVDGVSFQINRGEIVGLVGESGCGKSVTALSILRLIPSPPGQIASGKIVFNGRDLLALNIAELRRIRGRAISMIFQEPLSALSPLQRIGQQLAEVLTLHRHMDKRRAMQIGLEWLAKVRIPNPEQRMQAYPHELSGGMQQRVMIAMALMQDPELIIADEPTTALDVTIQAQVFKLIKEMRKEQTAILLITHDMGVVWQMCDRVLVMYASNIVETGTKQQIFEHPAHPYTRGLLQSIPALFGKTDRLPAIAGYVPSPFNYPIGCHFRDRCPYAFDRCATEAPELENIENGDHQAACFVAHKLFAGRLE; from the coding sequence ATGAGTGCTGAACTGCTTAAGATCGACGATTTGACGGTGGATTTTACCACCGATGAGGGCCGCTTCGTCGCGGTTGACGGTGTCTCGTTTCAAATCAATCGCGGTGAAATTGTGGGGTTGGTCGGCGAATCGGGTTGCGGGAAATCGGTCACCGCATTGAGCATTTTGCGCCTGATCCCATCGCCACCCGGACAAATTGCATCCGGTAAGATTGTATTTAACGGCCGGGACCTGCTGGCTCTAAATATTGCCGAACTGCGCCGGATCAGGGGCCGGGCGATCAGCATGATATTTCAGGAGCCGTTGTCGGCATTGTCGCCCTTGCAGCGTATCGGGCAGCAGTTGGCCGAAGTATTGACATTGCACCGCCATATGGACAAGCGGCGGGCCATGCAGATCGGTCTGGAGTGGCTCGCCAAGGTGCGCATTCCCAATCCGGAGCAGCGCATGCAGGCATATCCGCACGAACTTTCCGGGGGGATGCAGCAACGCGTGATGATTGCCATGGCCCTGATGCAGGATCCGGAGTTGATTATCGCCGATGAACCGACAACGGCATTGGATGTTACCATTCAGGCCCAGGTCTTTAAATTGATCAAGGAGATGCGCAAGGAGCAGACCGCCATCTTGTTGATCACCCACGACATGGGGGTGGTTTGGCAAATGTGCGACCGGGTCCTGGTGATGTATGCTTCGAATATTGTTGAAACCGGAACCAAGCAACAAATTTTCGAGCATCCCGCCCATCCCTACACGCGCGGTCTTTTGCAATCGATTCCGGCCCTGTTTGGGAAAACTGATCGTCTTCCCGCCATTGCGGGTTATGTTCCATCGCCCTTCAATTATCCCATCGGCTGCCATTTCCGGGATCGTTGCCCGTATGCCTTCGATCGATGTGCAACCGAAGCCCCCGAACTCGAAAACATTGAAAATGGCGACCATCAGGCAGCTTGTTTCGTCGCCCACAAGCTGTTTGCGGGCCGCCTGGAATAA
- a CDS encoding ABC transporter permease subunit, with amino-acid sequence MFSRFIKNPLALKRLKRFKELKRAYYSLWILIGLYGLSLGAELICNSAPLVVHFNGKSYFPVIHFYPDDTFTGSGKQTRPDYWHIHQSDEFKHHPENYMVFTLLPHGPLASLDQQDVQVADRVTLKLTRQPMVGTADIRHDFTIKRAFRLGAFVDRDDNALRGQSVETYFELPGDVKNAIARRFENQDASSLSRTIKGPGKKPLSLSLSTFGKRREAPKTVRLTIRERASAESGEKLSTRLAFNRNLEIESDDDATSLSEVWDRITDEEKEALRRMIALRFEDPVEPYKLTIGGNVYVAEFLKEDVRFPFRPVKDHWMGLDGAGRDVLARILYGLRTSMTFGLLLVLISYALGIIAGALQGYYGGLIDITGQRLIEIWSALPFLYVMILLGSVYGRSFLLLLICYGIFNWIGISYYMRAEFLRLRKQPFVEAAKCMGISSSKIIFRHILPNGLIPVITFFPFSLVGAIGALAALDYLGFGLPPPTPSWGELLFQAQEYRWAWWLILYPSLALFVVMLLGVFVGEGVRNAYDPKRYTRLE; translated from the coding sequence ATGTTTTCCAGGTTCATTAAAAATCCACTGGCGCTCAAGCGTCTGAAGCGCTTTAAAGAGCTCAAGCGGGCCTATTACTCCCTTTGGATATTAATTGGGCTCTACGGCCTGAGCCTGGGTGCCGAGCTGATCTGCAACAGCGCGCCGTTGGTTGTGCATTTCAACGGCAAGTCTTATTTCCCGGTTATTCATTTCTATCCTGATGATACCTTTACCGGCAGCGGCAAACAGACCCGGCCGGACTATTGGCATATCCATCAGAGCGACGAATTCAAGCATCATCCGGAAAACTATATGGTGTTTACCCTGTTGCCCCACGGCCCCTTGGCCAGCCTGGATCAGCAGGATGTCCAGGTGGCTGATCGGGTGACCCTCAAGCTTACCCGCCAACCCATGGTTGGAACCGCTGATATCCGCCATGATTTCACCATCAAACGCGCCTTCCGGTTAGGCGCTTTTGTTGATCGGGACGATAACGCATTGCGCGGCCAGTCGGTTGAAACCTATTTCGAGCTGCCCGGCGATGTTAAAAATGCCATTGCCCGGCGCTTTGAAAATCAGGACGCCTCGTCGCTGTCGAGGACCATCAAAGGCCCCGGCAAAAAGCCGCTATCGCTTTCACTTTCAACATTTGGAAAACGGCGTGAGGCTCCGAAAACAGTGCGCCTGACGATTCGTGAACGCGCGTCGGCCGAATCGGGTGAAAAACTGAGTACCCGGCTGGCGTTTAATCGTAACCTTGAGATTGAAAGCGACGACGATGCAACTTCTCTTTCTGAAGTGTGGGACCGGATTACCGATGAAGAAAAAGAGGCGTTGCGCCGGATGATCGCCCTGCGCTTTGAAGACCCGGTGGAACCATATAAGCTGACCATTGGCGGCAACGTCTACGTGGCCGAATTTTTAAAAGAAGATGTGCGTTTCCCGTTCAGACCGGTCAAGGACCACTGGATGGGCCTGGACGGGGCCGGCCGGGATGTGCTGGCACGCATTCTTTACGGCTTGCGAACCTCCATGACGTTTGGCTTGCTGCTCGTTCTGATCTCCTATGCGTTGGGTATTATCGCTGGTGCGCTTCAGGGCTACTACGGTGGACTGATCGATATTACCGGTCAGCGTTTGATCGAGATATGGAGTGCGTTGCCCTTTTTGTATGTCATGATTTTGCTCGGTTCGGTATACGGACGCAGTTTTCTGCTGCTGCTCATCTGTTATGGGATCTTTAACTGGATCGGAATATCCTACTACATGCGAGCGGAATTTTTACGCCTGCGCAAACAGCCTTTTGTCGAGGCGGCCAAGTGCATGGGAATCTCCTCTTCCAAGATCATCTTCCGACACATTCTGCCCAACGGTTTGATACCGGTGATTACGTTTTTTCCCTTCTCACTGGTGGGCGCCATCGGTGCATTGGCGGCCCTGGACTATTTGGGTTTTGGTTTGCCGCCGCCAACCCCCAGCTGGGGGGAACTGCTTTTTCAGGCTCAGGAATATCGGTGGGCGTGGTGGCTGATCCTCTATCCTTCCCTGGCGCTCTTTGTGGTCATGCTGTTGGGCGTATTTGTCGGAGAAGGGGTCCGCAACGCCTATGATCCCAAACGTTATACCAGGCTGGAATAA
- a CDS encoding ABC transporter permease subunit, translating to MERLDYFIHRLILVVPTFIGITLLCFTLIQFVPGGPVEQAIIKMKGFGSGEAGHGADTRASITEMQRKALEEHFGFDQPFYMRYWKWLVDDRLGMQMASYKFPNKTTWQVIKERFKVSLIFGITGFVLSYLICIPLGILKALRHNQVFDLFSSLVVFIGYAIPAFAFGMVLKMLFCGTVEWAWDIFPVSGFYSANFADLSSWAKAKDIFMHMFLPVLCYMIGNFAILTLLMKNSLLEQISKDYIRTILAKGGSFTRAIWVHALRNALIPIATGFGSILTVMFAGSVVIEKVFEIPGMGWLSLEAIVGRDYPVFMGILSLTALLGLLGNILSDFLYVIIDPRITFREN from the coding sequence ATGGAGCGTCTGGATTATTTTATTCACCGATTGATTCTAGTGGTGCCAACGTTCATCGGGATCACGCTGCTCTGTTTTACCTTGATTCAGTTTGTTCCCGGCGGGCCAGTGGAACAGGCGATCATCAAGATGAAAGGATTCGGCAGTGGTGAAGCCGGACACGGTGCCGATACCCGGGCATCAATTACCGAGATGCAACGCAAGGCCCTTGAAGAACACTTTGGTTTTGATCAGCCTTTTTATATGCGCTACTGGAAGTGGCTGGTGGACGACCGGCTGGGGATGCAGATGGCGTCATATAAATTTCCCAATAAAACCACTTGGCAGGTCATTAAAGAGCGATTTAAGGTTTCACTTATCTTTGGCATCACCGGTTTTGTTTTATCCTATCTCATCTGTATACCGCTCGGGATATTAAAGGCGTTGCGACACAATCAGGTTTTCGATCTCTTTTCCAGCCTGGTGGTCTTCATCGGATATGCCATTCCGGCCTTTGCGTTTGGTATGGTCTTGAAAATGCTGTTTTGCGGGACAGTGGAATGGGCCTGGGACATTTTTCCGGTTTCGGGATTTTATTCAGCCAATTTCGCGGATCTTTCTTCCTGGGCCAAAGCCAAGGATATCTTCATGCACATGTTCTTGCCGGTCCTGTGCTACATGATCGGTAATTTCGCCATCTTAACTCTTTTGATGAAAAATTCCCTGCTTGAACAGATCAGCAAAGATTATATCCGCACCATACTGGCCAAGGGCGGCAGCTTTACCCGGGCCATCTGGGTACATGCCCTGCGCAACGCCCTGATTCCCATTGCCACGGGGTTTGGCTCCATTTTAACGGTGATGTTCGCAGGCTCGGTGGTGATTGAGAAGGTCTTTGAAATTCCAGGGATGGGCTGGCTGAGCCTTGAGGCCATAGTGGGCCGGGACTACCCGGTATTTATGGGGATTTTGTCCCTCACCGCTCTTTTGGGGCTGCTGGGCAATATTTTATCTGACTTTTTGTATGTGATTATTGATCCACGGATCACTTTTCGCGAAAACTGA
- the rpsI gene encoding 30S ribosomal protein S9 has product MATEKTYYATGKRKNAIARTWIKPGSGVITVNDRPVDEYFTVGTARTILRQPLALTDNLDAFDITINVHGGGISGQAGAVRHGITKALILFDPELRPSLKRAGFVKRDPREKERKKYGQKGARGRFQFSKR; this is encoded by the coding sequence ATGGCAACAGAAAAAACATATTACGCAACCGGAAAACGAAAGAACGCCATCGCAAGAACCTGGATCAAGCCGGGAAGCGGTGTGATCACCGTTAACGACCGTCCCGTGGATGAGTATTTTACCGTCGGAACGGCAAGAACGATCCTGCGGCAGCCGTTGGCCCTGACCGACAACCTGGACGCGTTTGACATCACCATCAACGTGCACGGTGGAGGCATCTCCGGTCAGGCGGGAGCGGTACGCCACGGCATTACCAAGGCCCTGATTCTTTTTGACCCGGAACTGCGCCCCTCCCTCAAGCGGGCCGGCTTCGTCAAACGCGATCCGCGTGAAAAAGAGCGTAAGAAATACGGCCAGAAGGGTGCCCGCGGCCGGTTCCAGTTCTCCAAACGCTAA
- the rplM gene encoding 50S ribosomal protein L13, translating into MKKYTYSATNADNQNKWWVVDADGAVLGRLATRIAAALRGKNNPLFTPHADLGDSVVVINAEKVVLTGRKMDQKTYYRHSGYIGGLKSITAKKLIEKRPEDVIRFAVKGMLPKNSLGRKLFKKLKVYAGDQHPHEAQQPETMQVN; encoded by the coding sequence GTGAAAAAATATACATACAGTGCAACAAACGCAGACAATCAGAACAAATGGTGGGTGGTTGACGCAGATGGCGCCGTCCTTGGTCGACTGGCCACTCGGATCGCCGCCGCCCTGCGCGGAAAAAACAATCCGCTTTTCACCCCCCATGCCGACCTGGGTGATTCGGTTGTGGTGATCAACGCCGAAAAAGTGGTCCTGACCGGACGGAAGATGGATCAGAAAACCTACTACCGTCACAGTGGCTATATCGGCGGGTTGAAGAGCATTACCGCCAAAAAGCTGATCGAAAAACGGCCGGAGGATGTGATTCGCTTTGCCGTCAAGGGAATGCTGCCCAAAAACAGCCTGGGGCGCAAACTGTTCAAAAAGCTCAAGGTCTATGCCGGGGATCAGCATCCCCATGAAGCGCAGCAGCCGGAAACCATGCAGGTCAATTAA
- the cyaB gene encoding class IV adenylate cyclase has protein sequence MAHLEIELKFFITDPSALPARLAAAGAVRTIPRTFEHNVRYETEDERLLQSRCLLRLRKDRITTLTFKAPPQREDPRFKIYRELEVQVSDFATMDTILEALGFTRRQVYQKWRETWQLSGATLCIDTMPFGTFLEIEGDPESITALVETFGLCWEHRIRSSYLKIFAELREAEDWPFTDVTFDNFKGIKVNFSRHQHRFEAGAP, from the coding sequence ATGGCACATCTTGAAATCGAGTTGAAATTTTTTATCACCGACCCGTCGGCATTGCCGGCACGCCTGGCGGCGGCCGGTGCCGTCCGCACGATTCCACGCACCTTCGAGCACAACGTGCGCTACGAAACCGAAGATGAGCGTCTGCTGCAAAGCCGATGTCTCCTGCGCCTGAGAAAAGACCGCATCACCACCCTGACCTTCAAGGCGCCGCCCCAAAGGGAGGACCCGCGTTTTAAAATCTACCGTGAACTGGAAGTGCAGGTCAGCGATTTTGCCACCATGGACACCATTTTGGAAGCCCTCGGCTTTACGCGCCGGCAGGTCTACCAGAAGTGGCGCGAAACCTGGCAACTCAGCGGTGCGACCCTCTGCATCGACACCATGCCCTTTGGCACATTCCTTGAAATCGAAGGCGACCCGGAAAGCATTACGGCCCTTGTCGAAACCTTCGGGCTGTGCTGGGAGCATCGGATCCGTTCCAGCTACCTGAAGATCTTTGCCGAACTGCGTGAGGCGGAGGATTGGCCGTTCACGGATGTGACGTTCGATAATTTTAAAGGCATCAAGGTGAATTTCAGCCGCCACCAGCATCGTTTCGAAGCCGGGGCCCCCTGA
- a CDS encoding bactofilin family protein: MKESGKTFSIIDKGMTVDGSLVGKGNLVVKGTVTGTLKGESVVISENGHVAADTRVQTLTIGGMFEGRLETSGQLIILSTGKCSGEVVCGDLVVEAGGRLDAQVTCKGPVSKK, translated from the coding sequence GTGAAAGAGAGTGGCAAAACGTTTTCCATCATCGACAAAGGCATGACCGTTGACGGATCCCTGGTGGGCAAGGGCAACCTGGTGGTCAAGGGCACGGTAACCGGCACGCTTAAGGGCGAAAGCGTCGTTATCAGTGAAAACGGGCATGTCGCGGCCGACACACGGGTTCAGACCCTGACCATCGGCGGCATGTTCGAGGGCCGACTGGAGACGTCGGGACAGCTGATCATTTTATCCACGGGAAAATGCAGCGGTGAGGTCGTCTGCGGGGACCTGGTGGTGGAAGCCGGTGGCCGGCTGGATGCCCAGGTGACCTGCAAAGGACCGGTTTCCAAGAAATAG
- a CDS encoding S-adenosyl-l-methionine hydroxide adenosyltransferase family protein, with amino-acid sequence MSLITLLTDFGLRDEYVGVMKGVVASIHPRATVVDITHGIDPQDVTHGAYVLAAAYTYFPAGSVHVAVIDPGVGGKRRILAVECGGHRFVAPDNGLLDRVLADRPAASAVYVENQRHFLKPVSRTFHGRDIFAPVAAHLAAGRGLDELGPPVDRPQLVRGIVPGSRFKGAACLEGSVVAADHFGNLLTTIHASDIARLVGRSDRKQVMVHVGGQAIHGIASSYDSVPPLTPLAIIGSRGLLEISINGGNAQQWLGAAKRDPVRVDVHRCRTGPET; translated from the coding sequence ATGAGCCTCATTACCCTGCTTACGGACTTTGGCCTGCGGGACGAATATGTGGGCGTGATGAAAGGCGTCGTCGCTTCGATTCACCCCCGGGCAACGGTCGTGGATATCACTCACGGCATCGATCCCCAGGATGTGACCCACGGGGCCTATGTCCTTGCCGCGGCATACACCTATTTCCCGGCGGGCAGCGTTCACGTGGCAGTAATCGATCCGGGGGTCGGCGGGAAACGCCGGATCCTGGCCGTCGAGTGTGGCGGCCACCGGTTTGTGGCGCCCGACAACGGGCTGCTCGACAGGGTATTGGCCGACCGGCCGGCAGCCTCCGCGGTGTATGTCGAAAACCAGCGCCATTTTCTGAAACCGGTGAGCCGGACGTTCCATGGCCGCGATATTTTCGCGCCGGTTGCCGCCCACCTGGCGGCAGGCCGGGGCCTTGACGAACTGGGGCCGCCGGTCGACCGGCCTCAGCTGGTGCGCGGTATCGTTCCCGGCAGCCGGTTCAAAGGCGCGGCTTGCCTGGAGGGGAGCGTGGTGGCTGCGGATCATTTTGGCAACCTCTTGACCACGATTCATGCCAGCGACATTGCCCGATTGGTCGGCAGGAGCGACCGCAAGCAGGTGATGGTGCACGTCGGCGGCCAGGCAATCCACGGGATCGCCTCATCTTACGACAGTGTTCCGCCGCTCACCCCCCTGGCCATCATCGGCAGCCGGGGGTTGCTTGAAATTTCAATCAACGGCGGCAATGCCCAACAGTGGTTGGGGGCCGCAAAGCGGGATCCGGTTCGGGTGGACGTGCACCGGTGCCGGACCGGACCGGAAACATAA
- the ruvB gene encoding Holliday junction branch migration DNA helicase RuvB, producing MADSILTHRSTDMAIVDGAMQPADRDAEILSLRPERLHEYVGQAEVVETLKIAIEAAKIREEPLEHVLFHGPPGLGKTTLAHIIANEMGGALTVTSGPALEKGGDLIGILTHLGEADVLFVDEIHRTPKTVEEFLYPAMEDFAVDFVFDKGIHARSHRYRLKRFTLVGATTRVGLLSAPLRDRFGIFRSLDFYGLEDLVSITIRSAALLEVTIDTPGAGELARRSRGTPRIVNRLLKRVRDYAQVRADGTINRDTVEAALALEGVDAKGLTHLDRRYLKTIIDFYGGGPVGIEAISATLQEESDTLVDVVEPYLLKIGMVTRTSSGRRASDLAYRHLGLPVQQKLF from the coding sequence ATGGCGGATTCAATTCTCACCCACCGATCAACGGACATGGCCATTGTCGATGGCGCCATGCAACCTGCCGACCGCGATGCGGAGATCCTCTCCCTGCGCCCGGAGCGACTGCACGAATACGTGGGCCAGGCCGAGGTGGTGGAAACCCTCAAAATTGCCATTGAAGCGGCCAAAATAAGGGAGGAACCCCTTGAACATGTCCTTTTCCACGGTCCGCCGGGACTGGGCAAAACCACCCTGGCGCATATTATCGCCAACGAAATGGGCGGTGCCCTGACGGTCACATCGGGTCCGGCCCTGGAAAAAGGCGGTGACCTGATCGGGATCCTGACCCACCTGGGCGAAGCGGATGTGCTTTTCGTGGATGAAATCCACCGCACGCCCAAAACGGTGGAGGAGTTTCTCTATCCGGCCATGGAAGACTTTGCCGTGGATTTTGTTTTCGACAAGGGCATCCATGCCCGTAGCCACCGTTACCGGCTTAAACGATTTACCCTGGTGGGGGCCACCACCCGGGTGGGCCTGTTGTCGGCACCGCTACGGGACCGCTTCGGTATTTTTCGCAGCCTTGATTTTTACGGGCTCGAGGATCTGGTGAGCATTACCATCCGCTCGGCGGCGCTTCTGGAGGTGACCATTGACACGCCCGGCGCCGGGGAACTGGCCAGACGCTCCCGGGGAACCCCACGCATCGTCAACCGGTTGCTCAAACGGGTTCGGGACTATGCCCAGGTTCGCGCCGACGGCACCATTAACCGGGATACGGTAGAGGCGGCCCTGGCACTGGAAGGGGTCGATGCCAAGGGGCTCACCCATCTGGATCGGCGTTACCTGAAGACGATCATCGATTTTTATGGCGGCGGTCCGGTGGGTATCGAAGCCATTTCCGCCACCCTTCAGGAAGAGAGCGACACCCTGGTGGATGTGGTCGAGCCATACCTGCTCAAGATCGGTATGGTGACCCGGACGTCATCCGGGCGGCGGGCATCCGATCTGGCCTACCGTCATCTGGGACTACCCGTTCAGCAGAAACTGTTTTGA